The genomic DNA TAGACATCTGCATCTCTGGCCTCCTTGCTCAGACAGGTCTAGTGGCGGCCTCAGTGCTTGTTTTCCTGTGGTGAGAAATTCTtggggagatatatatatatatatatatatatatatatatatatatatatatatatatatatatatatatatatattgtgtgtgtggtgtggtgtctgCTCTATTAATGCAAAAGACTGACTGTAGATGCTACTTCATAAATATTAACCATATTTTTCTAAGTGGCACAAAGTTAAGATGCTTTCTTAtactattttcatttctctatacATTACCGTGTGCCCGAATCAGCAAACGGGTGTGTTGCGtttctaaaggaaaagagagaaacgCATAGTCGAAGCAGACCTTGGAAACAATCATTGCTGAAAACGGTCTCTGTCTGTCCCTTATTACGTCAGCCAGCCCGGCTACCATGGTACACCCTGGGGAAGAAattaactaagtaaataaaaatatacagtcTACGGAGCATGCATTAAAGTCGCAGTGTCTCCAAAGGACAGATAAAGAATGCTTTTTATGTCCAGCTTAATCTGCTCTGATGAATGCTTGGAGAGCTTGTTCCCTCAAAAGCTCGCAACTGGTTTGACATTGGTTATTTGCAGATCCAGGCCAAGGGGGCTGTCCTGAAGAAGAATCCTTTGTCCAAATATTCCTGATGATAtcctgggagaagaagaagaaaaaaaatctcccaaggAAGATTTTGTTCCGACAACTTCCATTTTTCACAGCAATTTCTGACCATCTCGGCCCAACTACAGTGGCACACTCTGGGGGAGAAACTAACAGAGTAAATAAAACTATACAGGCCGCAGAACAAGCATTATCTGGAGGTaggacctggagagatgtcttGGCATTGAGTAACTTGTTGCTCTTGGCAGAGGACCTGGCCTCcttcctcagcacccacacgtAGCTCCTAACAGCCATCCCTAACtcacaagcactcacacacagtaCCAActcgtgcacataaaataaatctttaataaacatCAGCATCCAACAGGAAATCTTCTACATGGGATTTCATAATtcaagtttgattttttaaaattggctcATTTCTTTGTAATTACACTCAGGAAGCCGCCAGGGCGCCTGCCTTTTTCCAGTTTCATCTGTGGGAGCCCCGTATGACATAAAGATAtgtgaagtacacacacacacacacacacacacacacacacacacacacacatacagaagcaaaaacaaaaaagccagccTTGGGAGTCAGTCACAGGACAGAAGTGTCCCCACAATATCACCTCAGTTACTCCAATATGCCCCAATCCCATGACAGGTTCAAAAAAGAATTCTGACTTGGAACTCCTAACTGAGGAGTGACATCTCTCCCAGTTTTAACATGGTATATCTAATCATCACTGTGAGCAAATTGGGTAGCTAGCTGGGacggggatgggggaagggggtggcgGAGGTAGGAGCTCAGCCCTATCCTCTGCTGACAGACAGAAGCTATTCACTGAAGGAAGAAAACTTGGTGGCCCACAGGCGGAGGCTCCAGGTCTCTGAAAACaaactgtgtagcccagcctTGTGATGTTATGGTATTTATACTGGTGTAAACAAAGATTTGCTAAACCAAACTTATTATCTCAGACCCCCGAGTGTTAATTGGCAGCCAAGAGTTAGTTCCCTGGGAATCCGCCTGGCCCTCCCCCCCCACtcactcttttcccctccccctctttttttttccttcagcagaCCCAAGATGCCTGCTGCATCTCTGCACTGTAGTGCAAACAGATCCCTgcaaagagagaggaagataaaatgaatttaaattccAAAGGGGTTCCAGGCCCCGTTTCCTAGTCCCCAAGTCAGCAATGTATTTGTGAAAATTCAGCCTTTTTGTCTCCTAGTAAAAGGAGCTAAGTCTACAGCGGTGGCCCAGTCTCGGTGGCTATTCTTTGCATTTTCTATTCGAGTGAATGAGAGTGAATGAAGTGGCCGGGACCCTTCATTTGATCTACTCAATTGCATAAAGTGACAGAATtctaatatatttgtttaatgcTCTTCAACaggctttcacttttttttttttttttttttttttttggcttgcaAATGAAGCATCAGTGGACAAAGTTTAGTCCCCTTTTAACACTGGGACATATTTCATAATTCAAGCCAAGGTTTGAAGTGATCTGGAGAGGAGTTTTAGACTCAAAAAGTGGAAAATAAAGAGACAGATGTGCAGTTATTGTAAATTCCTGGAGTGGGCTCTGGGGCTATTGTGCCCCCACGGCGGGAGGTCCTGGGGCTGTCCCTTTCACACTGTAATTGAAACATATTAATTAGATAATTTGTTGTTAGTTTAAACGAAACAAATGCATTCCCCTTTGAGGCTTCACAGCCGGTGGGTTgggcctgttttggttttgtttttgtttgggtgtctcttcacttacttggtttttagaagaaaaagatattAATTGGCATTTATATTAAGAATTTAAGAAGGGACCCTGGTCTACTCTGACTCTCAACTGAATAGGACTCACAAAGGGAgttccacgggggggggggggcctggggggagggagggagagagagagagagagagagagagagagagagagagagagagagagagagagagagagagaaagagagagagagagctaaaccTACCAGAGATAGCTCCTGCAGGGATGCTCCCTTGCTCTCATCCTGTAACTGACTACACTCGGGAGCTCTGGACCAGAGTCCTACTTGTGAGACATTCAGTATTCTTAACCATTGGGAGAAATGAAAGTCACCGGCTTGCTATCTAAGTCACTGGGGACCATGTCTTAAGAGTTCCTTCCAAATCTTCAACTTCTCAGGGTtgtctcccccaccccgccccaccccacctcctaccCTCACCCCATCAACGAAGAACAAGAAACTCCTGAAGCATCTCTCTGGAGGACGGGGAAGTTATCCATCTCCTGTGTAAACCCCGAGGGAAACACAAAGAGTTTGAACATAAACTTAGATGCAGGACCCAGAAGGGCCTCCAAGGAACAAGATGGCCAAGTTTCCAACCAGAGTCAATATGAGAAAACCCAACACTGCCTGGCCTTGCAACATAAAATAGGGTAAGGCTCAATTTAGGACTTTGCACCTTCCCAAAGAGCGGGTGCTATCCCCCCAGTTCTCTTTTAAAGCTGGGGGGTCTTGACCCAGGACAGGGAGGAGCACCCTCAAAGCCATCGGCTAAATCCACACACGTTTCCACACAGTGCGTGAACCTGGGTGAGGCATGTGTCTGTTTGATCAGTGTGTGTATTTCCGGTAAGGATCAAAACAGCATCAAAGCTGTTGGGTGCCTCCTTTCCTCATTCAgctttgactgaaaaaaaaaaaaatgcctgcaaCCTGGAAGGGCTCATAATGGCCAAGTTGTCTCGTGATTCACCATATGCCATGGCAGACTTAACCACCTAAAAGCCACATTTTCGGATATGGAGTTCCAAATCTCTCCTCAGCTAGACGGCAGAGACAGGGCCTGTACCTTACTGCCTCTGTAGGTTGAATATAGTGTACGCATGTCCCTTACCTGTAAGAGCTGCCGCCAGAAGACCAACAGCCTACCTGACTAAGTCTATAAGAAGCCAGAGGCCCATGGGAACCTCTGTGCACCTCACCATCAGGGCAGCCTCCAGTGTTAACAAATCAGAGGAGATCAGATTATTCCAGAGGCtgtcttcattttagtttttaggACAGTGAAAACATATTtagttttcttcctcctcctcctcctttttttttttttttttttttttatgacttccAGTTGAGAACTAAGTTTCCTAACCAAGGGTAGCTAAGTTTTCCAGGCTTCCTTCGGCCGATCTTGTGGATATAACTGTGAATTAGGTTTGATGAATGAGTTTAGTTGTCTGCTGTCTGACTGGCTTTAGAAGCTTCATGCATTTTAATCAGGCCAgtgattcatttattttccacttgtgtgtgtttgcgtgtgtgtgtgtgtgtgtgtgtgtgtgtgtgtgtgtgcgcgcgcgcgcatgtgttgTGCGTGAGATCCTTCCTCTTTAGAAAACAGAATAGTCACAACAGGATTAATTATGTCTTGCATTAATCCTAAATATTTTTCCAGGTAGGCCACTGATTACACAACAGTGACAGGTGCTAAGGGTCTTTGCTGTGATTTCTATGTgcctttgccaaaaaaaaaaaaaaaaaaaaaaaaaaaaaaaaaagaaaaaaagaaaaagaaaaagaaagtaaagcaagcaagcaagcaaatactTAGACACAGGCATTTCACAACtggaaaataaatacatccaGTTATTTTTCCTCCCACAGAGAGGGCTGAAAGAAAACTACCCAGCCCAAAGTGAACAGGTTTCTTGACCTGGACAGTGAACTTTCAGGTGATTTccgaaagaaaggaaataatgtcAACAACTACAGCACTTTAAAGGGACACAGGAAGGATCCCTCCTCAGCAGAAGCTTCCGGATAAGGACTGAGAGGCCCAGTCTGAGAGAACTTCAGAAATCCCACACCAGCCTTCTATGCATATGTAAGGCACATGTCGTAGGATGCATAAGACATAAAACCACACAGGAGGTACTGCAGCTGTGTAGTGTGTTTCCTTCAGCACAGCACCTGTGCCCAGGTCTGCATCTGCAATACTTGGCCTCAGTCTCCCCTTGTGCACAAATGTCTTCCATGGTCTCCACCCCCAGAATAGTTCCCCCCACACCTGACTTGGAAAAGGCAAAAACACCCAGATGGTGTGTTTGCAGAGACTGTTCTGTTGCTACCATCTTCTGTCCCTTGTATTAAGTCTTCAAAAATGCACACAACTTAACAAAAAttgaatttatgtattttaatgagaaaatattatttagaCTAGGTCATAATTTAATGTAGACACCTTTttaaaactctgtcttaaaatggGCATGCTGGAAACAAGGacatcaatattttaaatgccatgcGAATCCTGtgcagggaggaagaaggataaaaggggggaaaaattcACAGCTTGGACAAcactacaatttcttttttaaattaagcagGTCACACCGGAACAACTGTTGGgttgctctttgtttgtttttgtggttttttttttttccagtcaatTACCTAGGACGCTAAAAGGAACATACCAAACCAAAGTGCATTTTACACAGTGTAAATCATTCCTATTTACAACTCTCTGCAGCCCTTTAGCTTCGCAGGAAAGTTCTTCTAACAGAAAGATCTCTGGTGACATCCCCCTCGCGTCCCCAGTCGGGTTGTCTACAATCTTCCTCACTTGCCCTAGGTGCTTTCTCCGTGGGGCATAGTTCacggttcttttttcttttcctttcttcaccaAAATAAATAGCTAAAAAGGTCTCTAAATAGTAAGAAAGTTAACATCCCAATTAACTTCCCCCGTtccccctacctccccccccccaaagctggCCAGAAGAGTAAACATTCACATTACAACAGGTAATTGTAAAGAGGACTCTGCCCTCTCGCCTGCCGAGCCAGGCAGATGTTCAAGTTcactgtttacatttttttttaaaccgcgCGCTTTGTAAACAATAACAGTGACTTTTAgctgtgttttgcttgtgtgtaggACAAGCATCCTCCCCAACTTAGCAGCCTCTCTCCTGACTCCCAACTAAGGGTGCCTCTAGccgaaaacaaaacccagagtgaatgaaagaaaaatcttcagTAGAAGGTGGGGAGGCAGCCTGGGCAAGCAGCGGTCCGCCCATCCCGGCCTGCTGGGCGGAGGCGAGCCCGGAGGAGGATTAGTGGGTCCAGTGGCCACGGATTTTCAGGCCCTAAGGAGATCCAGCCCGCGTTCCGCTGCAGCCACGGTGGCCTTCAGCTCTCGGGCAGTGTCTCTGGTCTTGAAATTGCGCAGAGTCCGGAGCTCCGCCGATCCAAGCGCAGAAGATGAAGGTTGTCCCCCGCCCCGCTCccgccttttttgttttttgttttctccgaACAGGAGGGAGTCGGGGTGTCCTCCCTGTTGTATGGGAGTGCATTTCTGGGACCCCTGACGGGCCGCTTGGCTTGGGGTAGCCCCTGTTTTCTCTAGTGCCATATGGGAGCGAAGACAACTTTCACGCGCGCCTTCTGGCAAGTTTGTGGGTTGTCTTCTGGGTCCAAAACCAAAAGTTATCCTAAGACAGAGGATTTAAGGAAGAAGGTGGAATGGACAAGTCAGGGTGGCGGTTCTAGGTCAGAGGGGGCTGGACCCGGACTCggagctggggaaatggtgaGAGGGGTAGTGTGGAGGTGACCGAGAGGGAGCCCCAGTTTCTGTTGGGTCAGTGCACCGCTACTGAGTGCAAGGCAGAAGCCGGGCTGGTGAGTGTCTCGCTAGGGGTAGCGGGGCTGCTTTGGCTGGTGGCTGTCTGCGAGGACGTGGGGCTGAGCGAAGGCGGCGAGTTCGAGagcagggtggggatgggtgCGGGCAGCGCCGGCAGGGCAGGCACTGCGGCCGGTGTGGGCTTGATGGGCACTGGGATGGCGGGCAGCGTCTGGCCCGCGGCGTGGCACAGCGGCTTCAGCGGTACTCCATAGGCGCTGTAGTCGCCACTCGCCATTGAGATAGGGGTGGCTGAGTCGATCATCCCCGCTGAACCGTACACATGGGGCCAGCCGGTGCCCAGAGAGCTGCCCATGGTAGTCAACTGGTTAGGGAGCGGGTAGGCAGCCGGAACCGGCTGCATGGCAGAGAAAGCCAGTCCCCCAGGCATCTTGTACTCCCTCGCGATGATGTTCTCGATAGCGAAGGGGTGCTTGAAGCCAGAGGGCTGCGCCACGCCGCCCAGGTTGTAGGCAGCGGCGGGCATCTGCGGCAGATGCGTGCCTGAGGCGGCCAGCGCGCTGAGTCGCAGCTTAGCCTGCTGTTGGAGGTACTGCGCGGCGTCCGCCGGCTTGCTGGGCGCCAGGTGGTCAGACTTGAGCACCTTGAAGCGCTTGCGGCGCCGTAGGAAGCTCCCGTTCTCGAACATGTCCCCGCAGCTG from Acomys russatus chromosome 14, mAcoRus1.1, whole genome shotgun sequence includes the following:
- the Foxb1 gene encoding forkhead box protein B1, which codes for MPRPGRNTYSDQKPPYSYISLTAMAIQSSPEKMLPLSEIYKFIMDRFPYYRENTQRWQNSLRHNLSFNDCFIKIPRRPDQPGKGSFWALHPSCGDMFENGSFLRRRKRFKVLKSDHLAPSKPADAAQYLQQQAKLRLSALAASGTHLPQMPAAAYNLGGVAQPSGFKHPFAIENIIAREYKMPGGLAFSAMQPVPAAYPLPNQLTTMGSSLGTGWPHVYGSAGMIDSATPISMASGDYSAYGVPLKPLCHAAGQTLPAIPVPIKPTPAAVPALPALPAPIPTLLSNSPPSLSPTSSQTATSQSSPATPSETLTSPASALHSVAVH